AACAACATAATGGGAATTCGATAGGACACAGGTTCATTACTGACGCTCACAACTATCGTACTGAACCCTTTCCGAGAGGTGTCAGGGGAGGAAGTCTGTTACAGGAGGAGATGTATCATCTAGATTAGAACTAGTCAACTGATCCTTGGGTTTCTGTGGCAGCCATTATGAGAACTTGGCAAGATCCAGGGCTGATGAGGGAGCAGATCTGTTAAAAATAAGCTCAAACCACCATTCATACAGAAATGCACTAAGTCTGTAttttaatagcaaataaaagaaaattttgctttctgctaTGAGGAGATAGCGTCAAACAATATGGGGGCGATCAGCTAAACTTTCTGTATAACAGAATTCCACACTTTTAGATTCTTGTAGTTTAGTGTTTCAGCCTAATGATGGATTCTTACCAAAGATGGATTGGTAAAGGCTGATTGATTATAGATATCAAATGGGATCTGATGCATGTTTAGAGTAaagcaaatgcaatttttagATTAAAGCACAAGACCCTACCTCCCTTCTGCCAATGCCTTGGACATACAGTACTTGGATAGAAGAAACAGTTTGTTATGATTTAAGTGGTGGGACTTATCCAAGCCAAAGCAACTTAAACCCTTGTGAAATAAAAAGGGGTTCTCACACTGAGGATAAATGGTCTGATGACAGCTGTGAGGTCAACACATATCACCCTGCTCTGGGAAGACCTCTGGATTCCATTAGACAGTAGTGGTGTTGGCAGTGGTTTTTGTCTAGCTGCCTGTGTGCTCCCTACAACTGCATCTGCTCTGCGTGGGTAGCTGCACGATTACTCCTGTAGGCTGAGTACGGCTGATGCACAACTCTGTCCCTCACAGTCTGACCTGCAGGTGTTTACTCTGATGGTGTCGCTTCTGCCACATCAGGCTGTGGATGAGAAGGGACTGAGCAGCGCTTGCTGCTGACCAGAACTAAGAGTGCGGGGAGCTATCATTGGTTTCCATTAAATAACAGTGGCttaatgctgtgttttgcaggaTATGGAGAACGGTTATCACTGCCTGTGCCCCCCTGGCTACTATGGCACTCACTGCGAGCACAGCGCTCTGACGTGTATAGATTCTCCTTGCTTCAACGGTGGCACGTGCTTGGAAAAGGAACAAGGGGCCAGCTATGCTTGCGTTTGCCCTTTCGGCTTCACAGGGtcaaactgtgaaaaaaaagtaGACAGGTGCACGAGCAACCCGTGTGCAAACGGTGAGACTTTTTATCAAAAAATCTCATGACCCTGACTCATTTGTGCTTTTCAGTGCAGAAGTGATAGAAATCCAATCTGACCTCTACTCTTCCTCTGGAACATCAGTCCCTCTCCCCCGCTGCGTTCCACATCCACCCTAATTTTAGTCTCTTGCTGGGGCGGGACTTTGACTGGCATTTTCTATGCAACAAAACAATGCATGAGGTTTATCATATGATGGGGAAGATGtcagaattaaattaaattaactcTATTACATATTTAGAAGGGGCATAATTTTAAGGCACGGTGGTACAATTAGGTAAATTAGAATGAACTTTTAGATATGCGGCTGTTTTGTAAAATAACGTCTCTCTTCTTGAGGCAGTATAACATGCTGACCAGGGAAAGATCTAGATCTCTCAGTGAAGTGCAttgcaaactgatttttattttactttttttccctcagatgGTAGTTGCTTTTACCTCGGGCAGATTCGTGTGTGCCGCTGTCGGGCTGGTTTCTCTGGTCAGAAATGTGAGATAAACATCAATGATTGTGCCAGAAACCCATGTTCCAATGGGGGAACTTGTCATGATCTAATCAACGATTACACCTGCACATGCATGCCAGGCTACAGTGGCAGGAACTGTGACATCAAAACCAGAGATGAATGTGCTTCTGGGCCGTGTGAGAATGGAGGCACATGCTACAGTGGACTTTATAGTGCCAACTTTGTTTGCTACTGTCCTTCTGGCTTCATGGGCAACCGCTGTGAATTGCCAGTTTATTCAGTGCCCGTCACACTTCCTCCTAAACCAGTCCCCTGGATTGCTATATCCATGGGGGTGGGGCTGGTGGCTTTGCTCATACTGTTCTGCATGATAGCAATGGTCATCAGGCAGATGAGGATGcacccagagcaggagctggagacaATGAACAACCTGTCTGACTTCCAGAAGGACAATCTCATTCCAGCTTCCCAGCTGAAAAacaccaataaaaataaagacctTGAAGTGGACTGTGGGCTGGAGAAATCAAACTACAAACCCAAGAACCATAAACTGGACTACAATCTGGTAAAAGACCTGACGAGTAGAGGGACACCAGAAGATAAATATTACAAAAGTGAAAAGTGTTTAGGAGAGAAGTCTCCCCTCCGACTACACAGGTGAGAATGCAGTTTCTATTATAGTCTTTCCCAAAGCCACTCATCTTCCTATGAGTCTAGAAGCAGGTGAGcataagagagaaaaagaaacctcaAGCAGATAATagacaaaacaaaccagatCAAAGCCAGGAATCTTCATACTGGAGTACGTGTGTCACAACCAAGTGGTATCTTTAGCTAAGTCAATTAATTTGACTGTTTGTGCAGGGTGCTGTTAGTATGGACACTGTGAAGGAACCCACAGTAGCTAGGCCAGTGGTGGAGTAAGAAGTGTCTGTCCTTCCTCAGTAGATCTTGGAGGAACTACAGTTAAGGCATACAGtgattaaaaataagtatttcacTTTGTAAGAAGGCAAGATGATCTGCTTACTGAGACGAGTGATGAAGTGAAAACAACTACTCtttttcaaaaggagaaaagggcGGGTATTCAGTAGCTTATCAGTCTTCTGATTCATGTACTGAAGGTCTTGTCTGGGATCTTCGTGTGGTTGTTACCAAGGGCTCTGAGGAATGTGCTGTGAGGCTGGATGTGGCAGGAGCATAGGAAGACTCTCACTGTTCCTTACTTCCACTTGTCTAGGATAATAACCCAACAGACACAGAACATGTGAAACTTGATGCCATGTATCTCCCTTCCACACCTTCATGGCTATCTCGTTCCACCGCTCCATATTCATGGTAGATTTTGAGAGTCAGGCTTGTTAGTAGTCAGCtaatgttcttttttctctgccCTGCCTTAGTGAAAAGCCAGAATGCAGAATATCAGCGATATGCTCTCCGAGGGATTCAATGTACCAGTCCGTCTTTGTGATaacagaagaaaggaatgaGTGCATCATAGCCACAGAGGTAAGTAAGTACAGAGGTGGACAGGCATAAATTCACAAAGTGAAAGGGTAAATTATCCTTTAGTATTGTTTCTGAGAAGGTTCCTTTATTTCCAGGGATTGTGATGCTTCccagcattttcctctcctcttctgTGGCCCACACAGAACATAcagtggggaaaataaaaaaaaattgccgCTCTGATTTTATTAAACCAAAGGTTTTGGGCATAGATAAGTCAGTAATagatgaaaacacagaacatcAGCCCATAAAAATTCAGCACATTGTAGGATTATTTCCTCTTAAATAGGtggtcagaaaaaaatggaaata
This sequence is a window from Parus major isolate Abel chromosome 5, Parus_major1.1, whole genome shotgun sequence. Protein-coding genes within it:
- the DLL4 gene encoding delta-like protein 4 isoform X2, with the protein product MTALRIFGLTFLLTILQQRVSGSGVFQLELHEFVNSHGSLASGKPCFPHCRTFFRVCLKHFQAVVSPGSCTFGSIITPVLGINSFSIKDTEIFDSPIKLPFNFTWPGTFSLIIQAWHAPDNYLPEGSRPPPEEWLISQVSIQRSLSVGEDWSQDVHQGPQTQLRYSYRVVCSENYYGESCSRLCKRRDDRFGHYVCAADGSLACLPGWAGEYCTDPICLAGCTEQNGYCNKPGECICRPGWQGRYCDECIPHIGCRHGTCKTQWQCICDEGWGGLFCDQDLNYCTHHRPCKNGATCMNTGQGSYTCACKPGFTGVDCEHEISECDSNPCRNGGSCTDMENGYHCLCPPGYYGTHCEHSALTCIDSPCFNGGTCLEKEQGASYACVCPFGFTGSNCEKKVDRCTSNPCANDGSCFYLGQIRVCRCRAGFSGQKCEININDCARNPCSNGGTCHDLINDYTCTCMPGYSGRNCDIKTRDECASGPCENGGTCYSGLYSANFVCYCPSGFMGNRCELPVYSVPVTLPPKPVPWIAISMGVGLVALLILFCMIAMVIRQMRMHPEQELETMNNLSDFQKDNLIPASQLKNTNKNKDLEVDCGLEKSNYKPKNHKLDYNLVKDLTSRGTPEDKYYKSEKCLGEKSPLRLHSEKPECRISAICSPRDSMYQSVFVITEERNECIIATEV
- the DLL4 gene encoding delta-like protein 4 isoform X1, translated to MTALRIFGLTFLLTILQQRVSGSGVFQLELHEFVNSHGSLASGKPCFPHCRTFFRVCLKHFQAVVSPGSCTFGSIITPVLGINSFSIKDTEIFDSPIKLPFNFTWPGTFSLIIQAWHAPDNYLPEGSRPPPEEWLISQVSIQRSLSVGEDWSQDVHQGPQTQLRYSYRVVCSENYYGESCSRLCKRRDDRFGHYVCAADGSLACLPGWAGEYCTDPICLAGCTEQNGYCNKPGECICRPGWQGRYCDECIPHIGCRHGTCKTQWQCICDEGWGGLFCDQDLNYCTHHRPCKNGATCMNTGQGSYTCACKPGFTGVDCEHEISECDSNPCRNGGSCTDMENGYHCLCPPGYYGTHCEHSALTCIDSPCFNGGTCLEKEQGASYACVCPFGFTGSNCEKKVDRCTSNPCANDGSCFYLGQIRVCRCRAGFSGQKCEININDCARNPCSNGGTCHDLINDYTCTCMPGYSGRNCDIKTRDECASGPCENGGTCYSGLYSANFVCYCPSGFMGNRCELPVYSVPVTLPPKPVPWIAISMGVGLVALLILFCMIAMVIRQMRMHPEQELETMNNLSDFQKDNLIPASQLKNTNKNKDLEVDCGLEKSNYKPKNHKLDYNLVKDLTSRGTPEDKYYKSEKCLGEKSPLRLHSEKPECRISAICSPRDSMYQSVFVITEERNECIIATEVSKYRGGQA